From Hoeflea sp. 108:
GCGTCATATCTGCCCGAGGAGGGCGACACCCCGGCTGGTTTTGCCGGTGTGTTCGGCAAGATCGCCCAGGCCTATTTCCAGCGCTATGGTGACCAGTCCGACGCCCTGGCGATGATTGCCGCCAAGAATCACAAGAACGGCGTCGACAATCCTTATGCCCAGATGCGCAAGGATTTCGGCTTCGATTTCTGCCGTCAGGAAAGCGAAAAGAACCCCTTCGTCGCCGGACCGCTGAAGCGCACCGATTGTTCGCTGGTCTCCGACGGCGCGGCAGCCTTGGTGCTGACCGACAGCACGACGGCGTTGGCCATGCGCCGCGCGATCGCCTTCCGCGCCAATGAGCATGTGCAGGACTTCCTGCCGATGTCGAAGCGCGACATCCTGCAGTTCGAAGGCTGCGAGGTCGCGTGGAACAAGGCGCTGAAGTCGGCCGGCGTGTCGCTCGACGACCTGTCCTTTGTCGAGACGCATGACTGCTTCACCATCGCCGAACTGATCGAATACGAGGCGATGGGGCTTGCGCCGCGCGGCGAGGGTGCCCGTATCGCCATGGAAGGCATCACCGCCAAAGACGGCCGCCTGCCGGTGAATCCCTCGGGCGGGCTCAAGGCCAAGGGTCATCCGATCGGCGCGACCGGCGTTTCGATGCATGTGTTGACCGCAATGCAGCTTGCAGGCGAGGCCGGCGGTATCCAGGTCAAGGATGCCAAGCTCGGCGGCATCTTCAACATGGGCGGTGCCGCGGTCGCCAACTACGTGTCGATCCTGGACCGCATCAGATGAGGCATTCCGCCGTGGTCATCGGCGGTGCGTCGGGCGTCGGCCTTGCAGTGGCCGAGCGCCTGATCGCGGATGGATGGCCGGTGGCTGTCATCGATGACGACGGCGGCGCGCTTGAAGCGGCGGAGGACCAGATCGACAACGACGAAGTCGTGTTCATCGAGGCCGACCCTACTGACGAGGACAATATGGCAGAAGCCTTCGACGAGGTGGTCGACCGGCTCGGCCTGATCGGTGGGCTCGTCTCGATGGCCGGCTTTGCTCGAAACGCATCCGTCGAGGACACCAGCGCCGAGACATTGCGCGAGGCGCTGGAGGTCAATCTCGTCGCGCCCTTCATCGCGGCGAAGGCTGCGCTGGAGCGCATGGGCGCGTCGTTGTCGGTGGTGAGCGTCGGCTCGGTTGCCGGTTTGCGTGCCCACCACGGCCAACTGGCAACGGCAGCGTCCCAGGCGGGGCTCAAGCTGATGTCCGAGGTCCTGGCGCTGGAATGCGGCAATCGCGGTGTTCGCATCAATGCGGTTGCCACCGGCTTCACGGGGGCGGACGGCGTCGGCAATGGCCGGGTCGAACCCAGGCTTGTCCCGCAAGGGCGCTATGGCGAGCCTGAGGAGGTTGCTGCCGCGGTCGCCTTCCTGCTGTCATCAGAGGCCAGCTATGTGAACGGTCACACACTTGCGGTGGATGGCGGATTCCTTGCCTCTGGGCTATCGATTGCCCGTCCATGAGATTGGCTGGTCTGATAGGCTGGTCGCCGTCGACGGACGATTGATCCCCCGCAGGTGCACGAAGGCTTCCCCACAATGACAAATCCGGTTCTGGTCGAGGTCCTGCGCGGCCAACTCGTCGAAAGCGCACATCGCGGTGCGGTGGTCGTCGTCGATGCCGACGGCACGACGGTCTTTGCTGCCGGCGACGCCGACATGCCGGTTTTCCCGCGCTCGGCAGTGAAGGCGATCCAGGCGCTGCCCTTTGTCGAGAGCGGTGCGGCCGACGCCTACGGTTTCGGCGAACGCGAACTGGCGATCGCTTGCGCCTCGCATTCGGGCGAACCCGCCCATGCCGAGCTCGCCAAGGCGATGCTTGCGAAGGCCGGTCTCGGACCCGACGCTCTGGAATGCGGTGCGCATTGGCCCTCAAGCCAGAACGCCACTGTCGACCTTGCCCGAAGCGGTGCGGCCCCGAGCGCCTTGCACAACAATTGCTCGGGCAAGCACGCCGGCTTCGTTTGCACCTGTCATCACCTCGGCATCAATCATCTCGGCTATGTGCGGCCCGAGCACCGTTTTCAGGAGATGATCCGTGAAACGATGGAGGCGGTTACCGGTGCTCCCCACAACGAGACGAACATGGGCATCGACGGCTGCTCTATCCCGACTTTCGCCGTTCCGCTGAAGAACCTGGCGCTAGGATTCGCTCGGATGGTCAGCGGCCAGGGCCTCGCTCCCGAGCGTGCGAAGGCGGCCAGACGGCTGATGTCGGCCTGCATGGCAGAACCTTTCATGGTGGCCGGAACCGGAAGGGCGGATACCGAGTTGATGCAGGCTGCCCCTGGAAGAATCTTCGTCAAGGTCGGCGCTGAAGGTGTCTACTGTGCCGCGCTGCCGGAACTCGGTTACGGCATCGCGCTCAAGTGTGATGACGGCGCTGGCCGGGCGGCGGAGATCATGATTGCGGCAGTGCTGGCCAAGTTGGTATCCGCCGACAGCGGGCTGGCAGCCAAGATGAACGAAGCGGCCAATCCGGTCCTGAAGAACTGGAACGGGATCGAGGTCGCCTCGCTCAGGCCGACCGTAGTATTCGCCTGATCGCGGTGGAGATACGGTCAGTCTAGCTGGCTTGTTATCGGCGGAATGAAGGCCTAGGTTCTTCTTATGAGCAGAGCTTTTACCCGCGAAGACGACAGTGAAAACCAGATCGCCGACATCGGCGAGCGACCGGTGAGCACGTACCGCAACCTGGTGACGGAGCATGGGTTGGCGCAGATCGAAGCCGAGTTGGGCCGATTGCGCGAGGATTTGGCCAAGGCGGAAGGCGAGGCAGACCGCGAGCGCATCGCCACCGTTTCGCGCGACCTGCGCTATTGGCAGGCGCGGCGCGAAAACGCCGAGGTTTCTGTGCCCGAGCCCGACAGCACGGTCGTCCGCTTCGGCATGAAGGTCAGCATCGAGGACGATGACGGCAAGCGCCACGCCTGGCGCATCGTCGGCGAGGACGAGGCGAACGCGGCCAAGGGCAGCATCTCGCATGTCTCGCCCATGGCGCAGGCAATGTTTGGCAAGGGGGTAGGCGAGGTCGCCACCGTCAACGGCCGCGACTGGGAAATCGTCGAGATCCGCGTCTAGCCTTCAATTGCAACCGCGTGGTCGCGGAAGAACGCGGCCGCCCCGGCTTCATCGATCTCGACTGCGGCGACGCCCATCAAAAAAAGATCAAGCTCACAGTTGTCCGCTGCGCTGACCGGATGAGCCATTGTGGCATGTGAGGGCGGCCACTATACCTTTGGGGTGGCCGCGTCGCGGTCGGGACACAGCATTGCCGGAGACAACGCCCATGGCGCAGGACGACAGCATTTTCATCGGTGCCAGCCGCAAGCCTGATGACAGCTATCAACGGCCCGAGGAACTGCTGCTGAAATACGGCAACCGCCACGGTCTCGTCACCGGCGCCACCGGCACCGGCAAGACGGTGACGTTGCAGGTCCTGGCCGAAGGCTTCTCGAATGCAGGCGTGCCGGTTTTCTGTGCCGACATCAAGGGCGACCTTTCGGGCATCGCCATGATGGGCGAGGCCAAGGACTTCCTGGTCGCCCGCGCCCAGGCGGTGAAGCTCGATCCTTACGAATTCCAGGAATTCCCCGTCATCTTCTGGGACCTGTTCGGCGAGCAGGGCCATCCGATCCGCGCCACCATCTCCGAGATGGGGCCGTTGCTGCTGTCGCGCCTGATGAACCTCTCCGAGGCGCAGGAGGGCGTGCTCAACATCGCCTTCCGCATTGCCGACGAGGAAGGCCTGCTGCTGCTCGACATGAAGGACCTGCAGGCGCTGCTCGCCAACATCGCCGAGCGGGCCGAGGAGATCGGCGCGCGCTACGGCAATGTCACCAAGCCGTCGGTCGGCGCGATCCAGCGCTCGCTGCTGGTTCTGGAACAGCAGGGTGGCAATCACTTCTTCGGCGAGCCGGCGCTCAAGATTTCCGATATCATGCGCACCACGCGCGACGGCCGTGGCGCGATCAACGTGCTGGCCGCCGATAAGCTGATGATGAACCCGCGCCTTTACGCGACGTTCCTTTTGTGGCTGCTGTCGGAACTGTTCGAGGTGTTGCCTGAGGTTGGCGATCCCGACAAGCCGAAGCTGGTGTTCTTCTTCGACGAAGCGCATCTCTTGTTCGACGAGGCGCCGAAGATCGTCGTCGATCGTGTCGAGCAGGTGGTACGCCTGATCCGTTCGAAGGGCGTGGGCGTCTATTTCGTCACCCAGAACCCGCTCGACGTTCCCGAAACCGTGCTGGCCCAGCTCGGCAATCGTGTCCAGCATGCGCTGCGCGCCTATACGCCGCGCGAGCAGAAGGCGGTGAAGACGGCTGCCGAGACGTTCCGGCCAAACCCCGACTTCAACTGCGCCACCGCGATCACCCAGTTGGGCACCGGCGAGGCTCTGGTCTCGACGCTCGAGGCCAAGGGTATACCTTCTATGGTGCAGCGGACCTTGATCCGTCCGCCGGCATCGCGCCTGGGCCCGGTCACGCCGGAAGAGCGCCGCAAGCTGATCAACGAAAGCCCTGTCGCCGGCCAGTACGACCAGGCGGTTGATCGCGAGTCGGCGTTCGAGATGCTGCAGAAGAAGGCGGCTGCCGCTCAGCAGGCGCAGCAGGAGGCTCAGCAGGCCAACACCGGCGGTGGCAGCGGCTGGACGATCCCCGGCTTCGGCAATGATGGCGGATCCCAGACCTCGGGTGGAAATGCGCCGCGTCCGCGTACGTCAAATCGCCAGACTGTGACCGAAGCTGCCATCAAGTCGGTGGTGCGCTCGGTAGGCTCCTCGGTCGGCCGCGCGCTGGTGCGCGGCATCCTCGGCAGCCTGAAGAAGGGCTTCTGAGCAAGCTTCCCGGCTTGCAGAAACAAAAACGGCGCGTCGATGACGCGCCGTTTTCACTGTTCCGCTTGTTGCGCGGTCAGGCCATGCTGAGGCCGTTGGTGACCAGGATCGGCGTCTTACTGGGGACGCGGTCGTAAAGATCCATGATGTCCTGGTTCATCAGGCGCACGCAGCCCGACGACACCGACTTGCCGATGGTCCACCATTCCGGCGAGCCATGGACGCGGTAGAGCGTGTCTTCGTTGTTCTGGAAGATGTAGAGCGCACGGGCGCCGAGCGGGTTGTTCAGGCCCGGGGCCATGCCGCCATTGCGGGCGCTGTACTTCTCGAGTTCGGGCTGGCGGCCGATCATCTCGTCTGGCGGGGTCCACTTCGGCCAGGTGCGCTTCCACTGGATGACGGCGCGGCCCTGCCAGGCAAAGCCGGCGCGTCCGAGGCCGACGCCGTAGCGCATGGCCTGGCCGTTCTCACGCACGAGATAGAGGTAGTGCGTCGAGGTATCGACGACCAGCGTGCCGGGGCGCTCGCCGGTGGGGTCTGCAACGATCTGGCGAAGGAACTGCGGCTTCACCTTCTTGACCGGGATGCCCGGCACTTCATAGCCCTCATCGGTGACCGGGCCGTACATGCTGACATAGTCGCCACCGAAACCGGGATCGATGTTGACGGGCGGCGGTGCCGGTTGCGGCGCGTCGACGATCTGGCCACCGCTATTGACGGTGGTGCAGGCGGAAAGTGCGGCGGTTGCCGCTCCAGCCGCTGCAAGATTCAGGAATCCGCGGCGGGTCAGGCTACGGGATGGCTCGGTGATAATGGGCATGACTGCGATCTGGGCTTCCGTTCGAAAGGAATGGTGAATTAAAAGGAAACTGTCTGCGTCCCCTTAACGCTCACGGTGATAAGCGGGTCCAAATCAGACCTTAGGGTGGACAAAG
This genomic window contains:
- a CDS encoding acetyl-CoA acetyltransferase; protein product: MTACIVGWAHSRFGKLEGETLESLITQVANEAMAHAGIGPDDVDEIVLGHFNAGFSAQDFTASLVLQADDRLRFKPATRVENACATGSAAVRQGIRAVNSGQRIVLVVGAEQMTTTPGPEIGKNLLRASYLPEEGDTPAGFAGVFGKIAQAYFQRYGDQSDALAMIAAKNHKNGVDNPYAQMRKDFGFDFCRQESEKNPFVAGPLKRTDCSLVSDGAAALVLTDSTTALAMRRAIAFRANEHVQDFLPMSKRDILQFEGCEVAWNKALKSAGVSLDDLSFVETHDCFTIAELIEYEAMGLAPRGEGARIAMEGITAKDGRLPVNPSGGLKAKGHPIGATGVSMHVLTAMQLAGEAGGIQVKDAKLGGIFNMGGAAVANYVSILDRIR
- a CDS encoding SDR family oxidoreductase, with product MRHSAVVIGGASGVGLAVAERLIADGWPVAVIDDDGGALEAAEDQIDNDEVVFIEADPTDEDNMAEAFDEVVDRLGLIGGLVSMAGFARNASVEDTSAETLREALEVNLVAPFIAAKAALERMGASLSVVSVGSVAGLRAHHGQLATAASQAGLKLMSEVLALECGNRGVRINAVATGFTGADGVGNGRVEPRLVPQGRYGEPEEVAAAVAFLLSSEASYVNGHTLAVDGGFLASGLSIARP
- a CDS encoding asparaginase, with product MTNPVLVEVLRGQLVESAHRGAVVVVDADGTTVFAAGDADMPVFPRSAVKAIQALPFVESGAADAYGFGERELAIACASHSGEPAHAELAKAMLAKAGLGPDALECGAHWPSSQNATVDLARSGAAPSALHNNCSGKHAGFVCTCHHLGINHLGYVRPEHRFQEMIRETMEAVTGAPHNETNMGIDGCSIPTFAVPLKNLALGFARMVSGQGLAPERAKAARRLMSACMAEPFMVAGTGRADTELMQAAPGRIFVKVGAEGVYCAALPELGYGIALKCDDGAGRAAEIMIAAVLAKLVSADSGLAAKMNEAANPVLKNWNGIEVASLRPTVVFA
- a CDS encoding GreA/GreB family elongation factor, with the protein product MSRAFTREDDSENQIADIGERPVSTYRNLVTEHGLAQIEAELGRLREDLAKAEGEADRERIATVSRDLRYWQARRENAEVSVPEPDSTVVRFGMKVSIEDDDGKRHAWRIVGEDEANAAKGSISHVSPMAQAMFGKGVGEVATVNGRDWEIVEIRV
- a CDS encoding helicase HerA-like C-terminal domain-containing protein, with product MAQDDSIFIGASRKPDDSYQRPEELLLKYGNRHGLVTGATGTGKTVTLQVLAEGFSNAGVPVFCADIKGDLSGIAMMGEAKDFLVARAQAVKLDPYEFQEFPVIFWDLFGEQGHPIRATISEMGPLLLSRLMNLSEAQEGVLNIAFRIADEEGLLLLDMKDLQALLANIAERAEEIGARYGNVTKPSVGAIQRSLLVLEQQGGNHFFGEPALKISDIMRTTRDGRGAINVLAADKLMMNPRLYATFLLWLLSELFEVLPEVGDPDKPKLVFFFDEAHLLFDEAPKIVVDRVEQVVRLIRSKGVGVYFVTQNPLDVPETVLAQLGNRVQHALRAYTPREQKAVKTAAETFRPNPDFNCATAITQLGTGEALVSTLEAKGIPSMVQRTLIRPPASRLGPVTPEERRKLINESPVAGQYDQAVDRESAFEMLQKKAAAAQQAQQEAQQANTGGGSGWTIPGFGNDGGSQTSGGNAPRPRTSNRQTVTEAAIKSVVRSVGSSVGRALVRGILGSLKKGF
- a CDS encoding L,D-transpeptidase, encoding MPIITEPSRSLTRRGFLNLAAAGAATAALSACTTVNSGGQIVDAPQPAPPPVNIDPGFGGDYVSMYGPVTDEGYEVPGIPVKKVKPQFLRQIVADPTGERPGTLVVDTSTHYLYLVRENGQAMRYGVGLGRAGFAWQGRAVIQWKRTWPKWTPPDEMIGRQPELEKYSARNGGMAPGLNNPLGARALYIFQNNEDTLYRVHGSPEWWTIGKSVSSGCVRLMNQDIMDLYDRVPSKTPILVTNGLSMA